The stretch of DNA GGGATCTCCTGACAGCAGCTATAAGGGGATACTTCACTTCCTATATACAGTCTGTTCCACTCAGCCCACCTACATGTGAATATTACTGTGTCACGATCCCCCCGAGCAGTACTATCATAAGGGGTATGACTATATGACCCAGTATATACAGACCTCTACATCTGGGTATCTGTCAGCATTAACCCTCAGGTTTACATGGGCATAGTGACACAATGTAATACACACTACACTATCCTAATCACAGTAGGAGTGAGCTGAGAGCATTATTTAGGCTGCAAACTATTAGGTGTTTTTATACTATATGAACCAGTACTACTATTTTATAATTGTGTGAACTTACCACGCGGTCTAGTGAGTTTCTGATATATGAGTATATTCTGTGTCACTATGCACACTGTGCAAATAGCTCTTTCATTAGTGTCAAAGGTTATTAGAGGTCATATCCTCCCTACCACCGCACACAGAAGGAGGTTACCTTAGGTCAACCTGACTCGATATCCTACTTACCTCAGAAACAATTTACTAAGACTCAGTGTATATTGGAACTGTTTAGATTTCATATAATCACAGTCTATCCACTACGATTATACATCACTTTCGGTTCATTATACTCTGCCACTAGTGAATTGCACCCCAACACCTACCCTAGAGCTACCCTGTAAGAATTGCCTCACATCAGATCCTTACAAGGAATGTTGTTTAGTGTGTAACCTGATTATCAAGGTACACACAGCTATCATAGACCCTGAACCTATACGGTTCAAGTATTGAAGGTCAGAATACCTTCAGGTCGTCTGttcttaatacccattattttaattcattggtactttaataaagttatgttttaaatcattcactcatcatacagagcgtgaacctgagtgctacatctgggttctatctctaccctacttctctccatatatatacccaaagcaccgttcactcATTACTTgttgaggcagcagcaggggcttcCCTATCAGTTTactaaaaacactagccaacaaatgcaattaataaaagcactaacaaacaaaacaattaattaattgaacCAGTAACcagcaaagcaattaattaataaaacaattaggcaactcaacaatgaattaattgaaccaGTAACCAACAAAGTAATTAATTATGAAAACAACTCACAGCTAAACACTACTTTGTATGTGGATATGCTTTACATGTTTTTTCACGCAGTTTTTTAGATCAACTTTTTGTCTGAACCCCTTTTGATTAATCTCCTTTAAGTGATTTAGTGCTCTGGGTTTGCTTTTAACATCCTGCAGTTTCAGAATTAACTATAATAATGGGAGTCCGTAGACCTATATAGGTATATACTACCAGGTCTATATATTCTACTGAATAGGAGATTACCTCCAAGAGACTCCGTTGAACATCAATATATGTTTTCCATCAGGGTCAGCAATTGATTCACTGCTATATTATTTTAGAGTATATGTTTATTAGTAATGTGTTGTTCATTGGGATTGGCCATGGATCTATTAACACCACtcctgttttcattattttttattaattaccAATAAAAGGTTTTGTTGTATCTAACTCATTACACAACACTGAGTGCATTAGAAAGggatttttcccccctttttttgatgTAACAAAGGATATGACAAGATTTCTGACACTTTAATTGAGTTTTCCAGCAAGTGAGATTTCTTTTTAAATCTTTAGATTTACCttaaatgtatgatccactacatgtgctctcccggccctaatgctacacatgttgtgctaaacccttcctttgtacaatgtacatctacagtttactttcatcctgaactGTTTGTGATATTCCAATTTACCTCTCCTGCATGGCCTTctgtaagacagtttgtgtaactgTGACTTTTTTTTCTCGCCTAGTACAAAGCCAAGCACCAATAATCCACCCATACCAAgactgcaaggttgcttttagcagtcaggattacctcctcatacatctgaagttcaaacacccaaatgactatatggaaaagatgaggacagaacaatcttgcaacattccaataaatatgacagaaaatgcaactttcaaccagtcaaggcaaataataaaaaatgtaacttCTTCTTATTCAAAAGAATATGTATTGGAAGGTGCCACcggaaaagatcttggagaaagtgggaagtgtctgacttggttatcagaccaaaacctacacaagaggacacacacagggggaagacgccctgtatgtggagaatgtgggaagggatttagtcggttgtcccacctgaacagacacaagaggacacacacaggggagagactgcatgtatgtgggaaatgtgggaagggatttagtgacttatccatcCTAATGagacacaagagaacacacacaggggtgagaccacatgtatgtggggaatgtgggaagggatttagtgtgttatccagcctggacacacacatgaggacacacacaggggagagaccgcatgtatgtggggtatgtgggaagggatttagtgacttatccagcctaaTCAGACACaaaagaacacacacaggggagagaccacatttatgtggggaatgtgggaagggatttggtCAGCTTCCagacctgaacatacacaagaggacacacacaggagagagaccacatgtatgtgtggAATGTGGGatgggatttagtcggttatccagcctgaacacacacaagaggacacacacaggggagagaccgcatgtatgtggggaatgtgggaagggatttagtgtgttatccagcctgaacacacacaagaggacacacacaggggagagaccgcatgtatgtggggaatgtgggaaaggatttagtcggttatacagcctgaacatacacaagaggacacacacaggggagagaccgcatgtatgtggggaatgtgggaagggatttagtgtgttatccaacCTGGACACCCACAagaggtcacacacaggggagagaccgcatgaatgtggggaatgtgggaagggatttagtgtgttatcccgcctggacacacacaagaggtcacacacaggggagagaccgcatctatgcggggaatgtgggaagggatttagtgtgttatccaacctggacacacacaagaggtcacacacaggggagagaccgcatgtatgtggggaatgtgggaagggatttagtcagttatccagcctgaacatacacaagaggacacacacaggggagagaccgcatgaatgtggggaatgtgggaagggatttaatgtgttatccagcctgaacacacacaagaggacacacacaggggagagaccgcatgtatgtggggaatgtgggaagggatttagtcggttatacAGCCTGAACAGAcataagaggacacacacaggggagagaccgcatgtatgtggagaatgtgggaagggatttagtgtattatccagcctgaacacacataagaggacacacacaggggagaaaccaaatgtatgtggggaatgtgggaagggatttagtcagttatccagcctgaacacacacaagaggacacacacaggggagagacctatCTCTAAAGCCAGGCCTGTTTAGGGATAACCAGCAACTAAGACGCTCACATATAAGTGCACAGGTGTATCTGTGTTACGCTGAATCACAATGCAAAGTGACTTTAGTTTATGGTGTATAAAACGAGCGTTTAAAAAGTTATAACTTTGTTATCCTTTTTAAATGCAGGTTATTTATATCATTCTTATATTTAAAGgaaaattttattgttttatatttctcatctgttggttctaataaaatgttCGTTCCCCGTTATGCTCAAGCGGTCTGTAGTCTCACTTAGCTGTAAATTGAAAAGTTTGGCCACAGATAGACCCTTCGTCACCAGTCATTTTTTTTGTACGTAACAGAGAAATCTACTATGTAGCTCCAGGAAGGGCTCTGAACATGGAACCAATGCCgtataatgaaaaaaataaagcGGAGCATATGGAGTTAATACATAACCTAATAATGAAAGATATACAAGAGGTTAGCAGGAGTGTGTCCACAGTATAAAGCGGTAACTACACAACCTAGCCATTGTCCAGTGTGGAGCAACAATGTACTCATGATAAGCACTGTATCGCTGCGTCCTCCTGGCTTCAGGTGCACCAGCGTGGTGACACCCTCCCTCCGTGGCATCTCTCTGATCCAGAAGTCACAGCAGCAAGGTAGAGGATCTGAAAGTCTGCCGCTCCTTAAAGGTACAGTGACACCAATGGGTAaagataattattttttttattcaggctacataaaacggatacaaTCCATGGACACGACAAaaagaacctcctcccacgcgtatCGAACAGCTAAtgttctttctcaaggagtatggtgaagggaggggggaatgtaCTAACCGGTGTGAAACACCTgaaggtaataataataacacgcagattaACTGGAACATGGAAAGACTAATGTTACTGCCAGACAATGTTAAATAGTTGCAGAAAAAAGATACAAGATAACAATATCATTCATATAATGAAACATGAAACACGGTCAGAACACTAATGATGACACAATAAAACAGCCCATATCGACAATGTTGCTGTGTGTATGGAACTTGGTAAACGAGACATAAAGTGTCTCTATAAATAAAATGCTCAAACAGAGCGTCCCAGGGGAATGTAGAGAATCACTATGGGACCATTTGatggatacagtatatatataatcaaaattaTGCTCTGTTTGAGCATTTTATTTATAGAGACACTTTATGTCTCATATACTAAGTCCCATACACACAGCAACATTGTCAATATGGGctgttttattgtat from Ascaphus truei isolate aAscTru1 chromosome 6, aAscTru1.hap1, whole genome shotgun sequence encodes:
- the LOC142497976 gene encoding uncharacterized protein LOC142497976, translated to MEKMRTEQSCNIPINMTENATFNQSRQIIKNVTSSYSKEYVLEGATGKDLGESGKCLTWLSDQNLHKRTHTGGRRPVCGECGKGFSRLSHLNRHKRTHTGERLHVCGKCGKGFSDLSILMRHKRTHTGVRPHVCGECGKGFSVLSSLDTHMRTHTGERPHVCGVCGKGFSDLSSLIRHKRTHTGERPHLCGECGKGFGQLPDLNIHKRTHTGERPHVCVECGMGFSRLSSLNTHKRTHTGERPHVCGECGKGFSVLSSLNTHKRTHTGERPHVCGECGKGFSRLYSLNIHKRTHTGERPHVCGECGKGFSVLSNLDTHKRSHTGERPHECGECGKGFSVLSRLDTHKRSHTGERPHLCGECGKGFSVLSNLDTHKRSHTGERPHVCGECGKGFSQLSSLNIHKRTHTGERPHECGECGKGFNVLSSLNTHKRTHTGERPHVCGECGKGFSRLYSLNRHKRTHTGERPHVCGECGKGFSVLSSLNTHKRTHTGEKPNVCGECGKGFSQLSSLNTHKRTHTGERPISKARPV